One segment of Brassica napus cultivar Da-Ae chromosome C3, Da-Ae, whole genome shotgun sequence DNA contains the following:
- the LOC106427494 gene encoding KH domain-containing protein HEN4 translates to MDFPSSKRPATASAESVQFRLLCPASRTGAIIGKGGSVIRHLQSLTGSKIRVIDDIPVPSEERVVLITAPNAAKKDDSSNACDPENPSSDQTKPPETAAADKPGEEAPPPSSSALVRVLERIVFGDDAANADGSELDKGEFEGLCRVLVRGNQVDYLMSQGGMIREDSGASVRIASTDQIPPCAFPGDVVIQINGKFSNVKKALLMITNCLQESGAPPTWEECSFPPPGYPPDYHSMEYHQWDHPPNPMPEDVGPFNRPPIVEEEVTFRLLCPADKVGSLIGKGGAVVRALQNETGASIKVSDPTHETEERIVVISARENLERRHSLAQDAVMCVHNRIVEIGFEPSAAVVARLLVHSPFIGRLLGKGGHVISEMRRATGASIRVFAKDQATKYESQHDEIVQIIGNVKTVQDALFQITSRLREAMFPGRIPFPGMGGPPPPFMGPYPEPPPPFGPRPYPASPDRYHSPVGPYHERHCHGPGFDRPPSPMSWTPQPPIDGHPGGMVPDVNHGYALRNEPIGGENLPMTSANVEIVVPQAYLGHVYGDNCSNLNYIKQVTGANVVVHDPKAGTTEGLVVVSGTSDQAHFAQSLLHAFILCGQS, encoded by the exons ATGGATTTCCCTTCCTCAAAACGTCCGGCGACAGCTTCGGCGGAGTCAGTGCAGTTCCGCCTCCTATGCCCCGCCTCGCGAACCGGCGCCATAATCGGAAAAGGCGGCTCCGTAATTCGCCACCTGCAATCCCTCACCGGCTCCAAAATCCGCGTCATCGACGACATCCCCGTCCCTTCAGAAGAGCGCGTAGTCTTGATCACCGCACCAAACGCAGCAAAGAAGGACGATTCGTCGAACGCGTGCGATCCAGAGAACCCTAGCTCCGATCAGACGAAGCCGCCGGAGACCGCGGCGGCGGATAAACCCGGCGAGGAAGCGCCGCCGCCGTCGTCTTCGGCTTTGGTTAGGGTTTTGGAGAGGATAGTGTTCGGCGACGACGCCGCGAATGCAGACGGTAGTGAGCTGGACAAAGGCGAGTTCGAGGGTTTGTGTAGGGTTCTTGTGAGAGGCAATCAAGTTGATTACTTGATGAGTCAAGGAGGGATGATAAGGGAAGATAGTGGAGCTAGCGTTAGGATTGCTTCTACGGATCAGATCCCTCCTTGTGCTTTCCCTGGAGACGTTGTGATTCAG ATAAATGGGAAGTTTTCGAATGTTAAGAAGGCGCTTTTGATGATTACCAACTGTCTTCAAGAGAGTGGTGCACCTCCAACATGGGAGGAGTGTTCGTTTCCGCCGCCTGGCTATCCTCCTGATTATCATTCTATGGAGTATCATCAGTGGGATCATCCTCCTAACCCAATGCCTGAAGACGTTGGACCCTTTAACAGGCCACCCATTGTTGAAGAGGAGGTAACCTTCAGGCTGCTGTGTCCGGCTGATAAAGTTGGAAGCTTGATAGGGAAAGGTGGAGCTGTGGTTCGCGCTTTGCAGAACGAGACTGGTGCGTCGATCAAGGTGTCGGATCCGACTCATGAGACTGAGGAGAGGATCGTTGTGATATCTGCACGAGAG AACTTGGAGAGACGGCACTCTCTTGCGCAAGATGCTGTGATGTGTGTGCATAACAGAATCGTTGAGATTGGATTTGAACCTAGCGCTGCTGTTGTTGCTCGGCTTCTTGTGCATTCACCGTTTATAGGACGTTTGTTGGGGAAAGGTGGTCATGTAATAAGTGAAATGAGGAGAGCGACTGGTGCTAGCATCCGAGTCTTTGCAAAAGATCAAGCTACCAAGTATGAATCTCAACATGATGAGATTGTGCAG ATCATTGGCAATGTGAAAACTGTTCAAGATGCTTTGTTCCAAATAACAAGTAGGCTTCGGGAAGCCATGTTTCCTGGAAGAATTCCTTTTCCCGGAATGGGTGGTCCACCTCCGCCGTTCATGGGTCCGTATCCAGAACCGCCTCCTCCTTTTGGACCTAGGCCATATCCAGCTTCTCCAGATCGTTACCATTCTCCTGTAGGACCATACCATG AGAGGCATTGTCATGGTCCTGGATTTGACAGGCCACCTTCCCCAATGTCTTGGACTCCACAG CCACCTATCGATGGCCATCCCGGTGGTATGGTTCCTGATGTGAACCACGGGTATGCTTTGAGGAATGAGCCCATTGGCGGGGAGAATCTGCCAATGACAAGCGCAAATGTGGAGATTGTGGTTCCTCAAGCATACCTAGGCCATGTATATGGTGACAACTGCAGTAACCTGAATTACATCAAGCAG GTGACAGGTGCAAACGTGGTTGTGCATGATCCAAAGGCAGGGACTACAGAGGGACTAGTGGTGGTCTCAGGTACATCAGACCAAGCTCATTTCGCTCAAAGCCTTCTTCATGCTTTCATTCTTTGTGGCCAAAGTTGA
- the LOC106427430 gene encoding RNA-binding protein Y14: protein MANIEAEAVDFEPEEDDLMDEDVGASDLSPRAGHPRLRSAIAGANDESANRKTKGRGFREEKDSDRQRGLSSRDFESLGSDGGPGPQRSIEGWIVLVTGVHEEAQEDDISNAFGDFGEIKSLHLNLDRRTGFVKGYALIEYEKSEEAQSAIKAMNGAELLTKNVSVDWAFSNGPNNAGSYRRRNMRSGRSQRSRSPRRRF, encoded by the exons ATGGCGAACATAGAAGCTGAAGCAGTCGATTTCGAGCCAGAGGAGGACGACCTCATGGACGAAGACGTCGGAGCATCTGATCTCTCCCCACGCGCTGGTCATCCGAGGCTTAGGTCAGCAATCGCCGGAGCAAACGACGAATCAGCGAATAGGAAGACCAAAGGCCGCGGATTTCGCGAGGAGAAAGATTCCGATCGCCAGCGCGGCCTCTCCTCCCGCGACTTCGAATCTCTCGGTTCCGATGGCGGTCCCGGCCCCCAGCGAT CCATTGAGGGGTGGATTGTTTTGGTCACTGGAGTTCatgaggaggcacaggaggatgATATCTCCAATgcttttggtgattttggcgAGATTAAGAGTCTGCATCTCAATCTCGATCGCCGTACTGGTTTTGTCAAG GGCTATGCTTTGATTGAATACGAGAAGAGTGAAGAAGCACAGAGTGCTATCAAAGCAATGAATGGTGCTGAGCTTCTGACCAAGAATGTCAGCGTTGACTGGGCCTTTAGCAATGGACCAAACAATGCTGGATCTTACAGGAGAAGGAACATGAG GTCGGGGAGGTCACAACGGTCACGAAGCCCGAGAAGACGTTTCTGA
- the LOC106427469 gene encoding uncharacterized protein LOC106427469, which yields MLRRQNRSAPLPPDLKSLSLSVSFKGWRLPNRKFKSWALKMSSLHKPTWIQAGVFEAIMASTKGFSKDTDLLLGIAEKWCPDTNTFIFPWGETTITLEDVMFLLGFSVLGSPVFAALDESGERVKEKLVKESLKIKKDNNFVFVSQVEWMRRFMNDDDELEHVAFLALWLSYFVFPSAYYHIDEAVFSVAVHVSRGTRIALAPAVLAHLYADLTLLKRHIREFITIEDKIELKGLFKLVQVWTWERFKELQPEKANPLLKGEARLSIWCDLTKKRSSNVREVLEESKTESFEWRPYTKALENWRFPLFYPEEAMWVPVAAYLDDEFITFARCVKVSKLVGIDCVEHYFPNRVAAQFGLLQDVTCHVNMNNKLSKEEAWDEYNKPLDELTLYIPSRCVIPWWKKSSSEWWKKLSPEFQRSPKENQAVESAESLTPRNIIGDDDDDTFDSASSGCKRWKSMNRVYEDDEDDSLTVAQVMRLRKKDTSKVLLLSEVLKKLGDGFPEKLKRSRYLRTRRNVRSEIGDCGGSVSKEATLGDLFHKELGKGKSECLGNKRARNEEDDESCYDDITNAEMIRVEETETRSKAANENNSLDPPLGANVEVVETVVSPPETRQNCDNEVNLIGINAEKKKRTMVKEAECLLHVDKNEMEDGDDTGESLKQRNLAIEEIALTLEARMMKVEKTLAKIREWKTLEIKGAKT from the coding sequence ATGCTTCGTCGTCAAAACCGTTCAGCACCTCTTCCTCCGGACTTAAAGTCTCTGTCTTTAAGCGTTTCCTTCAAAGGGTGGAGGCTCCCGAACAGAAAGTTCAAGTCTTGGGCACTCAAAATGTCATCTTTACACAAACCCACATGGATACAAGCTGGCGTTTTCGAAGCAATCATGGCATCCACCAAAGGATTCAGTAAAGACACAGATCTCCTTCTGGGTATCGCTGAGAAATGGTGTCCAGACACCAACACATTCATCTTCCCTTGGGGCGAAACCACCATAACACTAGAAGACGTTATGTTCCTTCTAGGCTTCTCTGTTCTGGGCTCCCCTGTTTTCGCCGCTCTCGATGAATCAGGAGAGAGGGTTAAGGAGAAATTGGTGAAAGAGAGTCTGAAGATCAAGAAAGATAATAACTTTGTGTTCGTTAGTCAAGTAGAGTGGATGAGGAGATTcatgaatgatgatgatgagcttGAGCATGTGGCTTTCCTTGCGTTGTGGCTAAGCTATTTTGTGTTTCCGTCTGCTTATTATCATATAGATGAAGCTGTTTTCTCTGTTGCTGTTCATGTATCAAGAGGGACTAGGATTGCTCTTGCTCCTGCTGTTCTTGCTCACCTCTATGCAGACCTTACTCTCTTGAAACGCCACATTAGAGAGTTCATCACCATAGAGGACAAGATTGAACTGAAGGGGTTGTTTAAGTTGGTTCAGGTTTGGacatgggagagattcaaggagCTGCAACCCGAAAAGGCTAACCCTTTGCTCAAAGGTGAGGCGAGATTGAGTATTTGGTGTGATCTGACGAAGAAGAGAAGTAGCAATGTGAGGGAGGTTCTTGAGGAGTCGAAAACGGAGAGCTTTGAGTGGCGTCCTTACACAAAGGCTTTGGAGAATTGGAGGTTTCCTCTGTTTTACCCTGAGGAAGCAATGTGGGTTCCTGTTGCTGCTTATCTTGACGATGAGTTTATCACTTTTGCTCGATGTGTCAAGGTGTCTAAGCTTGTTGGGATTGATTGTGTGGAGCATTACTTTCCCAATAGAGTGGCTGCACAGTTCGGTCTGCTTCAGGATGTTACTTGTCATGTGAACATGAATAACAAACTCTCGAAAGAGGAAGCTTGGGATGAGTACAATAAGCCTCTTGATGAACTGACATTGTACATTCCTTCTCGTTGTGTTATACCTTGGTGGAAGAAGTCGTCTTCTGAGTGGTGGAAGAAGTTGTCTCCAGAATTTCAGCGTTCTCCCAAGGAGAATCAAGCTGTTGAATCAGCTGAATCATTGACACCAAGAAACATCataggtgatgatgatgatgatacatTTGATTCTGCTTCTTCAGGTTGTAAGAGATGGAAGTCAATGAACCGAGTTTATgaggatgatgaagatgatagcCTCACCGTTGCTCAAGTAATGAGACTTAGAAAGAAGGATACTTCAAAGGTACTGCTATTAAGTGAAGTGCTTAAGAAGTTGGGAGATGGGTTTCCTGAAAAACTCAAAAGATCTAGATATCTTAGAACAAGGAGAAATGTGAGATCAGAGATAGGAGATTGTGGTGGATCAGTTTCAAAAGAAGCGACACTCGGTGACTTGTTTCACAAGGAACTAGGGAAGGGGAAGAGTGAGTGTTTGGGAAACAAGCGAGCTCGtaatgaggaagatgatgagagTTGTTATGATGACATTACCAATGCTGAGATGATCAGAGTTGAAGAAACAGAAACCAGAAGCAAAGCAGCTAATGAGAACAACTCCTTAGATCCTCCTCTTGGTGCTAACGTAGAAGTAGTTGAAACTGTTGTGTCACCACCAGAGACAAGGCAAAACTGTGATAACGAGGTTAATTTAATTGGAATCAAtgctgagaagaagaagaggactaTGGTTAAGGAAGCAGAGTGTTTGCTCCATGTAGATAAAAATGAGATGGAAGATGGTGATGATACTGGTGAAAGTTTGAAGCAGAGGAATCTTGCAATAGAGGAGATAGCATTGACACTAGAGGCACGTATGATGAAGGTGGAGAAGACTTTGGCAAAGATTAGAGAATGGAAAACCTTAGAAATAAAGGGGGCCAAAACCTGA